In Pseudobdellovibrionaceae bacterium, the following proteins share a genomic window:
- a CDS encoding matrixin family metalloprotease, translating into MSTDLHLRLPVVASLFLFILSGCSGFQDFQPRQEGQVYEQEGGEDLGGEPPGVEIPIEEIPGMIAVKVQVYLYEFEAAPSFGATFSDQQVLEAFDVTNAIWQQAGIKFEITDIQTKYVTAQEFPAGSELLGSQEIKPVLARIAPPTTDSLTWKVAIIRKFNFGAAGLYMGGVGTAYYTELNRQNETHYNILAHELGHSLGLGHEEISGNLMGPSGDPSQAIQLSEQQIATARAQALIGPMSSVPPK; encoded by the coding sequence ATGAGTACGGACTTACATCTTCGGCTACCTGTTGTCGCAAGCCTATTTCTTTTCATTCTAAGTGGATGTAGTGGATTCCAGGACTTCCAGCCTCGCCAGGAGGGTCAAGTCTATGAGCAGGAGGGCGGAGAAGACCTGGGCGGAGAGCCTCCAGGGGTGGAAATCCCCATCGAAGAGATACCTGGAATGATCGCCGTTAAGGTTCAAGTTTATCTCTATGAGTTTGAGGCCGCACCCTCCTTTGGCGCCACATTTTCAGATCAACAGGTCTTGGAGGCATTTGATGTGACCAATGCCATTTGGCAGCAGGCAGGAATTAAATTTGAGATTACGGATATCCAAACCAAATACGTCACGGCTCAGGAGTTTCCAGCCGGAAGTGAACTTCTAGGATCTCAGGAAATCAAACCAGTCCTGGCGCGCATTGCCCCGCCGACGACTGATTCCCTGACCTGGAAGGTGGCAATCATTCGCAAGTTCAATTTTGGCGCCGCCGGTCTATACATGGGTGGAGTCGGCACAGCCTATTACACAGAACTTAACCGACAAAATGAAACTCACTATAACATTCTTGCTCACGAGCTGGGACACAGCTTGGGCCTAGGTCACGAAGAAATCTCTGGAAATCTCATGGGCCCAAGTGGCGATCCGTCACAGGCTATTCAATTGAGTGAACAGCAAATTGCCACCGCCCGGGCTCAAGCCTTGATTGGTCCCATGTCGTCAGTCCCACCCAAATAA